The sequence ttgtatatcctagttgtgggtccttctagctcttctatgtgggacgccgcctcagcacggcttgatgagcggtgagtgggtccgcgcccaggatctgaactggtgaaccccaggcagtGAGGCcgagcatgtgaatttaaccactacgccactgggccggccccgagaactTTGCATTTCTAAGTTCAAGAATTCTgtatttaaagttttcttttacaCTGACCTTGCGTGACTTTAGTAATCAGAGaacaaaaatagattttttaacaAGCTGCGCCACCTCTCTGAGCAGCGTGCAGGTGTGCCACAGATGAAGGGAGGGGACTGCCCCGCCTGTGGGtgcagacacacactcacacgcaaACACACATGCCTCCTGTTGGATTCAGTTGAGGCGACTGCAGCTCAACCGGAGTGAGCTCGGGGTCTGGTGTCAGCCACTGTAGCACCGCTTCCCTCGGCCCTGTGACTTCCTGAACGAGGAGGTGGCGGGGCACAGCGGCTGGGAACACCGTCCTCACAGGGACAGGAGCCTCCGGATGACGTCTTCACTTCTCTTCTGGGGAATGTTGGTAAACATTGGCTTCTCTTAGTCCACCAGCCTCTACAGCTCGTTTGTGTGACTCAGAAGAGGCACCCCTCTGAGCAGATTAATTAGGAAGAGTGCCCCTCTCTCTGGGTGGACATGGCTTGGCAATTGAGTAGGGGCTGGATTTCAGCCCACCCATTCACCTGTGTCCACCAGGTGTCTTTGTGCAGTCTGCGTCCTGAACAACTGCACATGGTGGCCCTGTCTCCTTGATATTAAACGAAACTCACCTTTACATCCTTGTCTGGGAGAAAAAACAGTTATTGTCTGGGCATCCATGAGCAGTATGTTTCTGCCTATCCCCCCGTCCCTGCACCTCGAGAATGTCCACAGTCCCACCCCCGGCACTGTGGAGGGACTTCAGACCAGGCTCGGGCATCCCTGGCCGGGGCAGTGAGGCAGGGCTCCGGGAGGAAGCCCGCCTGTGCTGGGTTGACGCCCCGAGTCCTCACCGAGCCCGTCTTCCGCAGCGGAGCAGCCCCTGGACCACGGCAGCCTCCGGCAGCTGGTGCTCGGCAGCTACACGGCCAGGGAGGCCCGGACGCGGGAGCGGGACTCGCTCTTGGACGGCGGGCCCGAGAGGGGGGACGACCCGAGGCCCAAGAAGAGGGTCACCGTCTGAGTGCAGGGGCCCGTGTGTGCCACGACCAGAGAGAATAAAGGTTTGTTGCGGAGCCCCGGCCTCCTGCCGCTCAGCACTGAGACGGGGGCGCCCAGGCCGGGCCGGGGTAGAGGGCGGGGGGCCGGGGCCGCAGCCGGCAGCGGGGCAGCAGCGTGTGAGGCCGCCGGGCCCAGGGCCCCGAGGCGGAGGCGGCACGGCCGCCCCAGTCGGGCAGGGCCAGGGGGCCGGAGCACTGACGGCCGCCCCGGggcctctgtctgtgtctctgggtgtctctgggtgtctctgtgtgtgtgtctctatctctgtgtctgtatctgtgtgtgtctctgtgtgtgtctgtgtgtctctgtgtgtgtgtgtgtgtgtctatctatctctgtgtctgtatctgtgtgtgtctctgggtgtctctgtgtgtgtctgtgtgtctctgtgtgtgtctgtctctatctctgtgtctgtatctgtgtgtgtgtgtctctgtgtgtgtctgtctctatctctgtgtctgtatctgtgtgtgtctctgtgtgtgtgtgtgtctctgtgtgtgtctgtctctatctctgtgtctgtatctgtgtgtgtctctgtgtgtgtgtgtgtctctgtgtgtgtgtgtgtctctatctctgtctgtatctgtgtgtgtctctgtgtgtgtctgtgtgtctctgtgtgtgtgtgtgtgtgtctctatctctgtgtctgtatctgtgtgtgtctctgggtgtctctgtgtgtctctgtgtgtgtctgtgtgtctctgtgtgtgtctgtctctatctctgtgtctgtatctgtgtgtgtgtgtctctgtgtgtgtctctgtgtgtgtctgtgtgtctctgtgtgtgtgtgtctctatctctgtgtctgtatctgtgtgtgtctctgtgtgtgtgtgtgtctgtgtgtgtgtgtgtgtctctatctctgtgtctgtatctgtgtgtgtctctgtgtgtgtgtgtgtctctgtgtgtgtgtgtgtctctatctctgtgtctgtatctgtgtgtgtctctgggtgtctctgtgtgtgtctgtgtgtctctgtgtgtgtgtgtgtctctatctctgtgtctgtatctgtgtgtgtgtgtctctgtgtgtgtgtgtgtctatctctgtgtctgtatctgtgtgtgtctctgtgtgtgtgtgtgtctctgtgtgtgtctgtctctatctctgtgtctgtatctgtgtgtgtgtgtctctgtgtgtgtctgtctctatctctgtgtctgtatctgtgtgtgtctctgtgtgtgtgtgtcgtggATGAGCGTGTCACTGCGGAGCTGTGCCCTGGGCCTCTTGCCCTGAACGGTGCTGCCCGTGAGCGCCCTGGGCCGGGGCCTCTCTCTGCAGGAGCGCCAGGAGCAGGTTCTGGGcgtggggggcgtgggggcggTGGCCGTCGCGGGGTGTGGATCACGGCGGGTCATCGTGGGCTGGGCCCCGGGGTCCCCGCCAGCCCAGCTTGCTGTTGGCTCTGCGGCGGGGGGTGTCGTTGTCCTCCTGACGGAACAGACCCCGGGCCCTGCTGGGGCTCCCTTGTTCTTGAGCCTTGAAGACGTGCTCCAGTTCTGGCTCCTCCGCCCGCCtggtcccctccttccctctagGTGACCTCAGCTGCCACCCACCCCCAGTTCAGCTCTCTGTCCCCATCACATCACACGCTTTGCCTGTGTCCTAGGTCCTTGGGAGTCTCTCGAGAACTGAGAGGGCCCAACATCCACGCCCCCTTCTTCCTGAAAGGCATGGGGATTTTCCTTTGGGGAACGGCCCTCCCACCCTCAGGCCACATGGTTCAGGAAGGGGCCAGTTTCAACCCTAGTATGAGGGTTAATCATGTGACCCAGGTCTGCCCGTCAGAGCTCTGCAGGGTTGGTTCATATTCCCCATCAGCCCTATTCTGGGATTTGTGTGGAGCTGGGAGAAAAACAGATGCCCTCTTTCCACTAGGATTGCTGAGGGCATAGACGGGAGCCATCTTGCCATCAACTAGAGCAGAGCAACATGAAAAAAAGCAGAGCAGTGGAGAGGCCTCCTCAGATTCTGATGGCTGTGTGAGCTCCTGGATGCAGCTATGCCTGAAGCCCTTGGACTTAGTTATGTGAACCCATTTGTTTCCTAAATTGGGATTCTTACAGCCAAAAGAGACCTGAATGCTTCAACAGTAACTTGGGTCACTCAAAATCAAGAGTCCACTCATGCCCAGAGCTGGTTCCTGGGCCTCAGACAGGGTCAGAAATCAGCACCCCTCCCCCATTTTGCCAGGAGAGAAGTACAGACTTCTACTTtatctaaaattagaaattaacctCTTATGATTAATGGATGTGATCTTTTTTGCCAAATGAGCCGTATTCTTAGCATGCACGTGAGGCCTCTTTCTCTTAATTTATCATGGGCCTATTCAACCACATCTACGGGAGAAGCATTCTCATGGAATCCTCAAGGAAAGAGGGTCACGGAAGCTGGGCTCTACAGATGCTTGAGCTCTTTGGGAGAAGGGGCTGTGGTCCTCTAGTTAACATTCCAGTAACGTGTGGCCCTTGATGGACATGGTCCTGAGTGGCTGCGAAGGTCTATTTTGAATAAAGAGTCACTAAGATTCAATAATAATGACAGCAGGGCCATCACTAGATCATACACCACATTCGTGAGAACTAGCAAAGGACTTTCCTCACTCGGGGCAGAGAAACACCGTGAGCACTACACGATCTCCTGTTTATTCGCACACGCCTTCTGGATGGAGTTCCATCTGCAGGCTGTGTGGCGTCTACAAGCCAGCCAGGCTGCGAAGATGACGGCCGTGGATAAATGAGGCGGCCACACAGCTAACAGGCCAGGGGCAGGGGTGGCGGCGGCGCTGGGCAAGGTGAGAGGGCGGCAGGGACCGTCCCCCGCAGAGGCCAGCCGGGGCCGGGCGGCGAGCCCCTAGTCCTTCTCCTCCCCGTGGGTGATGATGTGCACCAGGTTCTTATAGTCCAGGTTGCCGGTCACGTCCGGGGGGAAGGCGGCGAACATCTGCTCGATCTGCAACGAACCAGCAAGAGGTGCTGAGGGCTGAGTGCAGGGCGGCCGAGGGCGAGGCGGCTGGGCGGGGGGCGGACGTGGAGACGGGACCCCAGACCCCGCCAGGGAGGCCTTGTCACCCGCTGCTGCGGGGGCCACCAGCCGCGGGTCACGCCCTTCTGGGGGCAGCCCGCAGCCCGCTGATCAGTGTGGGGCCGACGTGGGGCCTCTGGGAAGGGCTGTGCCCGCTCCAGGGCTCCCTGCGGGGTGATCAGCACGCTCTTTGGGGCCTAAATTGCGGGTCACCATCTCCCTCCGTGCCCTCCGGCTTCCTGGCCCGTCCTTGCTCCTCCACAGGTCTTGACCCCGAGGGCCGTCCTGTGGGGATGTTCccgtgaaccagcctgtgtgggTGAATCAGGGATGGCACACTCCAGTGCGCCAAGGGGCCGGGCAGGCTACGTAAGGGAGCCAGCTGGGCCTGGTGGGGACTGTGGCTAAGTGGAGACTCAGCCATCTGCGGAGGTGGCAGATGCTCAGGGCCAGCCGACTGTGGCCACGTGGCGAGGAGGTCAGTCCTATGACGGAATTTGATTCTTTGCAGGAAACTAGGAATCTGGTTTTTTCAAACATGCAACTTCCACATTGAAACAGTATTGGCTAGGAATGTTTTAAAACACGTATTGGCTAATAATAGGTGATACTTACATTGCCCTTATCTCATGTCAGCACTTTATACATATtgactcatttaaccctcacagcagGAGCCACCTGCTCTTCttgtccccactttacaggtgaggaaactgaggcacagtgaggttAAGGAGTTTGTCGGAAGTCACAAAGCTGGTGGGAGGTGAAGCCTGGCTCTTTTCACTGCTTGAGTTTTGGGGTAAAATCTAAGTAAAATTTGTAGTAAAATGGGGAACTTGATGGAATCAGGCCTGAGAGGCTAAAGGGCTATTTTAAATACGCTCATTAAGGGTCATTAATAATAATGGCAGGACAGTTGCTTGTTCATACAGGACTTTTGCAAATTAGCAAAAGCGCCCCTTCTTCCGGGCACATTACTGCCACCTGCCAGAAAAAGTCATatatgctgatttttaaaaaatgataacaagACACTTTACTGCCATCTGCTGGAAAACTAGTGCAACAAGCATATACTCTACCATATACATTACAACAGCGGCCAGGAGAATTGTGCAGTGTACAACCTACACGACAGTACGTGGTGACCCTGCTCACTGCCCTTACTCCAACAGAAAGTTGATGCTCTAACCAGGTCTCCACGCATTGCGAGGAAGGCAGaacctggagtcagacagacccgggtttgaatccaggcCCTGGCATTTACCACTAGTGTTGTCCTTTTAGGCAAGTGACTTGACttccctgggtctcagtttccccatctataaaattataataatgctGGTCCCTACCTCATAGGGTGACTGAGAGAATGAAATAAGGGCTCAGTAAGGATAGCAGGTTCTCTCTCAGTGTGGGGTCAGGGGTGTTTTAGAAAAGGAGGGTCCCTAGAAGAGTGAGGCTGGGAGCTGGGGTGCAGTGTCCGAAGGGCCCTATTACCTCCTCCTTGGAAAACCTCTCTGCCTGTGTGGTCAGCATCTCCCGAACACTGcgagagagaaaagaaggtgtTGGCCCCAGGTGTGTTGGGGGGAGCAGGGGACCCCCACGTCCTCCCCACGGATCCCACTCACTAATCAGCCTTGAGCACCCCCTTGCCCTCGGGGTCAAACACCTTGAACGCGTTGAGAATGGTCTCCTCGGGGTCCGcccctgaaacagaaaacagggtGGAACTGTGCCGTGAGCGGCTGGGAACCCGTGGCCCCCAGAGGAGGGGCCCAAGTCCCCCCAAAGCTGGAGGGGCCAGAGCAAAGCCGTTTTGCTGGGAGGAAAAGCCCGGCCTCCGTCCGAGCACGGAGCCTTGGTATTTTGAAAGAGCGGGCCAAGGAGCCGGCTGTTTCTGAGCAAACCAAGGTCAAACGTGGATCTGGATTTAGAAAGACTGGGATTCGAATCCTGACTCCAGCGCTGGCTGGCTGTGTGGCTGCAGGCAAGTGGCTTTccgtctctgagcctcaactcCTACCTGTGGACTAGGGGCGAGAATAGACCTACCTCCTAGATGCTGTTAAATGAGGTTGTGCTTAGCGTGGGGCCTGGCTCGGGGTGAGTGTTGGAGTGATGCCagctgctgtttttgttttttggtggggaagatcagccctgagctaacatccatgccaatcctcctctttttgctgaggaagactggccctgggctaacatccgtgcccgtcttcctccactttacgtggcacgccgccgcagcatggcctgacaagcggtgcgtaggtctatgcctgggatccgaacctgcaaaccccaggccaccaaagcggagcacgcactctcaaccgctatgccaccgggccgcccctcagctgctatttttattcttttgttcccCAGTGttactctgcctctgtcttctgcTGATCCCCGTCTGTTCTCCTAGTGCTTTAATTCACGCCCGAAGatgaagacagacagacacatacacacagacagacacacagacggGCACAAGCTCACCCTTCAGCTTCTCCCCAAACATCGTTAGGAACACGGTAAAGTTAATGGGACCTGGAGCCTCCTTCAGCATTTCTTCGATTTCCTCGTTTTTCACGTTCACACGCCCTAGGGCAGGAAGCGCACACTCAGAGCCCCGAGCCGGGACAGACACAGCTCACAGGGCGCTGGCATTCGCCCTTGTAATTCCACTTCAGGGAATCTAGTCTAGGAATAATCAGAGACAGCATGGACGGGGCCAGAGCCTCACGTGAGAAGATGTTCTCGacagtgttatttataatagccagacagctggaaacaacccagacaGTCGACATGGGGAGGggttagttatttttaaaatagtgccTTCAGAACCTGGAACATTTTATgcagatattttaatatttcactcCAATGGGAAATGCTCATGTTATCAATTAGCCCTTCTCAGTTGGGGGGTGAGAGAGAcagatcagaatcacctgagtgGAATTTTTCAAATTATACCTGTTGTCCATAGCTTTGATATTCTGATATACCTGCGCTAGCCCCTGCCACAAGCCCATGTAGTACCCTTGTGAAAATTAGAAAAAGCCACCCCTTCTTAagataatttatgttttaaatgtaaaaatgtacaGTGGCTACATATATGAATAGTATCCTGTAgaattgtgcagtgcacaacctgcacaGCTGTTCATGGTAGCCCTGAGTTCTGGGGGTggttctgggggtgggggtggagggggtgtGCGTGGTGGCAGGTTGGACATGCATATTTTGAAAAAGCTCTATGGACTCATGTTCACACTATTGAGATGtcaaatttaaaaagctaaatcCAAAATAGAATGATTCCAGtcgttaaacacacacacacacacacacacacacacacacacacacacacacacacaagatctGCCTAGAAAAGACTTAGAGGCTAAAATGTTAACCGTGGAGTGTTGCCTAATGGgtttgttgttttcttatttatacttCTCTGAATTTTCCAGGTTTTCTATTGTGAGCTGGCATTGCATTCAAAATCACACACAcaacttattttaaaagaaaaattagatatgTGAAGACACTCAAAGATGAAACACTTCTTTCCTATCCTCTGAAATTTGTCTTAAAGGCCACTCGTGGTTGAGCCATTGGTTTGGAAAATGACAAGCTCTTCCCCTTGTGGGTGGTCCCGCCCCCCGCCCCTcgtgggcgtggggtgaggagACCTTCCTGCGGGCCCAGAGGGGGCGACATACCGAGAGCAGCGAAGGTGTCCCTCAGGTCATTCTTGTCGATGAAACCGTCTCTGTTCTGGTCCATGATGGTGAAGGCCTGTGAGAGGGAGGTGGTCAGCCACTCAGTccgggaggaaggaggggaggatcCCAAGGGGCTGGGCCACGGGCAGGGGAAGTGGATTCTGGGATTTTCCAGGAGCATCGAAGGACATTAGATCCAGAGTCAAAGATTTAAAACAGTCTGGCGAGTCCTCAAAATGTTAGGCACAGAGTCACcatctgatccagcaatttcCACTGCTGGGCATCCACCCAGGAGAATTGAAAACGTCTCCACACACAAATCTGTGCACAAGTGTCCATATCCACTCAGTAGCCACGATATTGCTCACAGCCAAAAACCGGAAACAGCCCACATGTCCATCAACCGATGATGGAtaataaaatgtggtctatccgcACTATAGAATATTAGGGATATATAGCTCATATATagaatatatgattccatttctatgaaatgtccagaataagtcatccacagagacagaaaataggccagtgttgccagggctggggggaagggggagagggaggtgaCTGCCAGTGGGTGTGAGATttctttttgggtgatgaaaacgttctgaCATTAGATACTGGTGATGGTTGCTAAATTCTGTGAGGACACTAAATAACCACTTACTTTAAGAAGGTGAATTTATGGCGTGTGAATTATATCCCTGTAAAGctgttattagaaaaaaacaagctaaaaacTGGGGTCTCATCTGCCCCCCAACTCACAAGCCCacgttatctgtaaaatgggcccgGTGGTCTTTGCCCACCGGCTCCCAGGGAGACGCTGAGAGCTCTGCCAACGCCCAGGGATTTCACAAACGACAGGGCAGCTCCACGTGCTTCGAGTTCTCTGGTGCAGCTGGTTCCTGAAGGTACGTGCCCCCTGCCCACGCCCCCACAGCTGATCTCATTCCAGAGGTGGGGACAGGGGGATGGGAGGGGTGCTGTTTTCCCCCTGGAAGGGGACTATTTCAAGTTCAATGTGACATTTCATCCAGGAACTCCTCTTTCCTGGGGGCCTGTGGGACATGGCATTCCTGCGATCTGAAAGTTAGTggggacaggggctggccccgtggcatagtggttaagtctggcacactccgcttcggtggccagggttcgtgggttcagatcccaggcttggacctacaccacgcaccaagccatgctgtggcagcaacccacatacaaaatagaggaagactggcacagatgttagctcagggcaaatcctcctcaagcaaaaaaaagaggaacattggcaatggatgttagctcagagtgaaatcttcctcaccaaaaaaaaacaatgaaagttAGTGAGGACAAAAGGCAGAAGTGTGCATGTCCCATTGGAAGCCCCAAGTGGTTTCCCCTTTGATGTAAAACACACTGGCCTCTTTAGCATATTTCCTCTGAAGGGCCAGGTGAGCGTGTGGGTGACAGTGTGGGCCATCGCCACGGCCGGAAGATGAATTCAGTCTGTCCTTCGAAGCCTCCGGGCAGTGGCTTAATTTTGCCTAATTGGTGTTTAGATTTGCTTCATAAGGCGCATCCCAGCGAACATGATGGGGTTTCAGACCTGCCTAGTATTCGACAAGCCAGGGCTATAACATTTAAAATCCAAGAGATACCGCTTTTCatctcagattggcaaaaatattTCAGGCTATTAATACCCAGTGTTGATGGAGGTCCGGGGAGAAGGCGCTGTCTCGTCCCGGGGCTGGCGGGAGGCGGGGTTAGTCGAGCATTTCTGGAGGGCAGTGTGGATGGCTGGCCTACTCGGttttagttcctttttttttccgaGTTCCTTTGACCCAGCAGTTCTGCTTTTAGGAATTTACCCCAAGGAAATAACCAGAGATGCGAGCAAAGCTGTGTTCTTCGTAATAGTGAAACATACTAGACACGTGTAACACCCAACCAGAGGAAGTGGTTTAAATAAATGATAGACAATGTTGGTGCTGAATTGCTCAAAGCAAGATAGCAGATAGTAGTCAGTGTGCACAGGAGATCGTAACTTTAACAAATGTACAGTCGGGCGTCGCTGAACGACAGGGATAGGTTCTGAGAAACGCGTCGTCAGGTGATTCTGTTGCTGTGCGAACATCAtcgagtgtgcttacacaaacccagatggtgagcccactgcacacctaggccctatggcactaatcttacgggaccaccgcgGATATGCGGTCCGTCATTGACTCAAACATTGTTGTGCAGCTTATAactgtatacatatataacaaaAATTACTCGAAGTATGTATAGGAAAATGCTAACTGGTCGTCTGTGGGTCATAGAATTGTAggtcatttgtattttcttcttcgTGTGCTTCTGAAATTTTCCCCTACATTTTCAACAAGAAATATGCTTTACTTTGAGGATCAGccaagttattaaaaataatttctttaagtgGTTCACGCACACCTTCAGACTGAATTGGGGGTTGTTTGGAGGATAAAGACGTCTAACCAGGAGGTCCCTGCTGGGGATCTGGGACGAGCGGAAGGCTCTTTCTAACCGGTGGGAATCTCCCTCCGGGTGGAGGATTCAACAGCTGCACTCACCTCCTTGAACTCCTGGATTTGGGTCTGTTCAAACATGGAGAAGACATTGGAATTGGCGCCATCCGctcttttcttggctttcttCGGTGACTGGGGGGGAGAGAAAAGCATGGATGGAAAGAGTCAGAAGCGGGACTTAGGAAACTAGGTGAAGGGCCATCTCTGGGTGAGCCTTGGCTGCTCGTCTGTGAAGTGGGTGGATGGTCCCCACACGCATCTCAACACGGTGATCCTGGAGGGATGCAGGCCCCGAAATAACGGCTCTCGAAGGCACCTTGCTCCTGGAGAATGAGAGATGGTGGATCCTGCAGCATCCTTTGCAAACTAGGGAGGTGGAGGCGCGTCCCTGGGGGCGGGGGCCGCCCTTGGAGATCAGCCCCGGCAGGACCCGGCCGCGTTTGTTCCCGTGCGTTTCACAAAAAGTTCAGTCATGCACAGAAGGAGAATTGAtcggaggggaaaaaaaagtcggGCTCACCAAACCGTGAGGAATGCCGAGATGAAATGACACTTTTTCAGGGTGTTAAAACCCAACCGCTCCCCCCCGACACACGCCATTCTCCCTTGCTCCAAATGGCAGCGAGACCTCCTCTCTAGATGTTCCGTCCGCGCACCGTGTGAACAGTGCATTCTCCACCCCACTTCCCTCTGACTTCAAATAGTTACAGCAAACGCTTGAACCCTGCACATGCGTTATTTCATCTAACCCTCATAACTGTTCTGCCTAGGAGATGCTGTTATCACTGTTGCCATTTTCctggggaggcagctgaggttcAGACGGGTTGGGTCacttgcccacggtcacacagccACAAAAAAGCAGTGCCGGCGTTGACCTGGGGTGTCTGCCTCCAGAGTCCGTGCCCCAGCCACTCTCCTACGCTGACCCTTATTTGGGGGCTTCCTGCTTGGGGAGGGGGACACCCAACGGAACAACACGGGGAGAAAGGTTCTAAATTTGCAAGTTCAAAAGGTGAAGACAAAAAGATTCTTTTCCCCGGCTGCCtgaacaagagaaaagaattacaatTTGATCCTTAAAAGCATTCAATCCCATTTCTTAAGCCCTGGGAGTTATCGATTCCCCGAGAGGTCAGTAGACAAGCCATAAAAAAGCCAacgcttttattttgtttttgtgagtcCCCGGGAGCTGCTATTTGTGGCTTATGGGGCATCGATTGGGGGTCCTCTGCGCGCACACAGCGAGCGGCGCTCCTTCCACCAGGTCTGGGGCCCTTGAAagccgccctcctccctctcccccttggTCCTCTGCTTGTGGGTGGAGGCCCCTCCTCGCCCACGGAGCATCACTCGCTCCCAGCCTCGCTACTCACCATGGTGGGAAGGACACGGAGCCGCCTCTCTGGAAGGACCCCACAGACTGCCCTGCTCTCCTCGGCCCGGGAACAATAAATACTTCCTCTCCATGTTTAAAAATAACCCCATGACCACTTTTGGCAGTGCTAGGTGAGGCGGACACCACCTAAGGCCCCCCCACCCCATGCCGTTCTTCTGAAGTAAGGGCAGCTCACTCGCCACCGGGTGACACGTGAGACCCAAAGAGGCATTCAAGGTTAAAGAGACGGCGGCCGGCTGGCCGGCAGGGGAGGGGGGATGCTGCAGGCTTTCTGCGGTGCTGGGGCGGGCGACACTTGTGCTTGTCagttttgagaaagaaaatggcAGAGAGAGGAGACTTAAAATTCTCTGACATGATCAGGCATGGGtcccgcctcagggcctttgcacctgccgttccctctgcctagaatgcttttCCAGCAGATGTCTGCGAGgctctctccctcacctccttcagctctttgctcagatgtcaccttctcagtgacgCCTCCCCACTGCCCTATTTAAAGTAGCCCTTCACCCCCGCCCTCCAGAGCCCCTTCTCTGCTTCGTTTTTCTCCACAGCCT is a genomic window of Diceros bicornis minor isolate mBicDic1 chromosome 35, mDicBic1.mat.cur, whole genome shotgun sequence containing:
- the MYL2 gene encoding myosin regulatory light chain 2, ventricular/cardiac muscle isoform translates to MFEQTQIQEFKEAFTIMDQNRDGFIDKNDLRDTFAALGRVNVKNEEIEEMLKEAPGPINFTVFLTMFGEKLKGADPEETILNAFKVFDPEGKGVLKADYVREMLTTQAERFSKEEIEQMFAAFPPDVTGNLDYKNLVHIITHGEEKD